From one [Ruminococcus] lactaris ATCC 29176 genomic stretch:
- the rlmH gene encoding 23S rRNA (pseudouridine(1915)-N(3))-methyltransferase RlmH, with the protein MKITIITVGKIKEKYLRDAIAEYSKRLSRYCKLEIIEVADEKTVEHASEAVEDSIRSKEAERILKYVKEDAYVITLEINGEQLTSEQLAAKVEQLGIQGTSHLVFIIGGSIGLGKEVLGKSDYALSFSKMTFPHQLMRVILLEQIYRSYRIINGEPYHK; encoded by the coding sequence ATGAAGATTACGATCATCACTGTTGGAAAAATAAAAGAAAAATATCTTCGAGATGCAATCGCGGAGTACAGTAAAAGACTGAGCCGGTATTGTAAACTGGAGATCATCGAAGTTGCCGATGAAAAGACTGTGGAGCATGCCAGTGAGGCTGTGGAGGATTCCATCCGCAGCAAAGAAGCGGAACGGATCTTAAAATACGTTAAGGAAGATGCATACGTTATTACCCTTGAAATCAACGGAGAGCAGCTCACATCGGAACAACTGGCTGCAAAAGTGGAACAGCTTGGAATACAGGGGACGAGCCATCTGGTTTTTATCATTGGCGGGTCAATCGGACTTGGAAAAGAAGTCCTTGGAAAATCAGACTATGCCTTAAGTTTTTCAAAGATGACCTTCCCTCATCAACTGATGCGGGTGATCCTGCTGGAACAGATCTATCGCAGTTACCGGATCATAAATGGAGAACCATATCATAAATAA
- a CDS encoding pyrimidine-nucleoside phosphorylase, with product MNMCELIVKKKRGGRLNEKEIDWIVQGYTAGEIPDYQMSAMLMAICFTGMDEEETKDLTLSMAKSGDLMDLSAIHGKKIDKHSTGGVGDKTTLVIGPLAAAAGVPVAKMSGRGLGHTGGTIDKLESFHGFHTSLTPEQFIKNVNSIHIALAGQTANLAPADKKIYALRDVTGTVDQMSLIASSIMSKKLASGADGIVLDVKTGDGAFMKTLEDSKALAREMVQIGTLAGRDMSAVISDMDQPLGYAVGNALEVKEAIATLNGNGPEDLRELVLVLTSLMVVKAGKAKDIREARILLEETLDSGKALQVMKEWIVAQGGTAEEVEHPDLLPQALCQEAVCAEKSGFVTKIHTEEIGRICMLLGGGRAKKGDPIDLSVGLVLRKKVGDPVHSGESLAILHANDREKLAEAKERLLKAYEIKKEPVAVRPLIWEILDGTEAE from the coding sequence ATGAATATGTGTGAACTGATCGTTAAGAAAAAGAGGGGTGGCAGGCTGAATGAAAAGGAAATCGACTGGATCGTACAGGGGTATACAGCCGGTGAGATCCCGGATTATCAGATGTCTGCCATGTTAATGGCGATCTGCTTTACCGGAATGGATGAAGAAGAGACAAAGGATCTGACTCTTTCTATGGCAAAGAGCGGTGATCTGATGGATCTGTCTGCAATTCATGGGAAGAAGATCGACAAGCACAGTACCGGTGGAGTGGGAGATAAGACAACACTGGTCATCGGTCCGCTTGCGGCAGCAGCGGGAGTTCCTGTCGCAAAGATGTCCGGCAGAGGACTGGGACATACGGGAGGTACGATCGACAAACTGGAAAGTTTCCATGGTTTTCATACCAGTCTGACACCGGAACAGTTTATTAAAAATGTAAATTCGATCCATATTGCTCTGGCAGGCCAGACAGCCAATCTCGCTCCGGCTGATAAGAAAATCTATGCTCTGCGGGATGTAACCGGAACCGTGGATCAGATGTCACTGATCGCATCCAGCATCATGAGTAAAAAGTTAGCATCCGGTGCGGACGGGATCGTGCTGGACGTAAAAACCGGAGACGGTGCTTTTATGAAGACACTGGAAGATTCCAAAGCTCTGGCACGTGAAATGGTGCAGATCGGTACGCTGGCAGGGCGGGATATGTCGGCAGTCATTTCTGATATGGATCAGCCTCTCGGATATGCAGTGGGAAATGCACTGGAAGTAAAAGAGGCGATTGCCACGTTAAATGGAAATGGACCAGAAGACCTGAGAGAACTGGTACTTGTCCTGACATCCCTGATGGTGGTAAAAGCAGGAAAAGCAAAAGATATCCGGGAAGCTCGTATCCTTCTGGAGGAGACCCTGGATTCAGGAAAAGCACTTCAGGTGATGAAAGAATGGATCGTGGCACAGGGTGGAACTGCGGAGGAAGTGGAACATCCTGATCTTTTGCCGCAGGCTCTCTGTCAGGAGGCGGTCTGTGCGGAAAAGAGTGGATTTGTTACGAAGATCCATACCGAAGAGATTGGAAGGATCTGTATGCTGCTTGGCGGAGGCAGAGCCAAAAAGGGAGATCCAATCGATCTGTCGGTCGGACTTGTACTTCGGAAAAAAGTAGGAGACCCGGTACACTCCGGTGAATCACTTGCGATCCTTCATGCAAATGACAGAGAAAAGCTGGCAGAGGCAAAGGAAAGACTTTTGAAAGCGTATGAGATCAAAAAAGAACCGGTTGCGGTACGTCCGCTGATCTGGGAAATCCTGGATGGAACAGAGGCAGAATAG
- a CDS encoding VanZ family protein, with amino-acid sequence MKKIWKLCAFLPALFMMEVIFSFSAQTGTQSGSLSHDISVRVVETKGRFFHQELEKKEIEKQADEIEFYIRKAAHMTEYAVLTLLVAFGFYVNGFRRKRWLMVGFIFCVLYAATDEFHQSFVGGRGPSVRDVGIDSLGVLIATILLDVGQKLVKLLKGRRHT; translated from the coding sequence ATGAAAAAAATATGGAAATTATGTGCCTTTCTGCCAGCACTGTTCATGATGGAAGTCATTTTTTCGTTTTCTGCACAGACAGGAACTCAGTCAGGTTCACTCAGCCATGATATCAGTGTCCGGGTGGTCGAGACGAAAGGAAGGTTCTTTCATCAGGAACTTGAAAAAAAGGAAATAGAAAAGCAGGCAGATGAGATTGAGTTTTATATCAGGAAGGCAGCTCATATGACGGAATATGCAGTCCTTACCCTGCTGGTTGCTTTTGGATTTTATGTCAATGGATTCCGCAGAAAACGCTGGCTGATGGTGGGATTTATTTTCTGTGTACTTTATGCGGCAACAGATGAGTTCCATCAGTCTTTCGTCGGGGGACGCGGACCATCGGTGAGAGATGTGGGAATTGACAGTCTTGGTGTACTGATCGCGACGATACTTTTGGATGTAGGACAGAAACTGGTGAAGCTGCTGAAAGGGAGGAGACATACATGA
- a CDS encoding pyridoxamine 5'-phosphate oxidase family protein: protein MREMRLAKREITDPEVLKEIVEECDTVRLGLTDAEGMFIVPVNYGYEFTEENGKAELQLYFHGAAEGRKADALKSQSSVAVEMDCRHGIITGDYTCAYSYSYRSIMGKGTAAFLETFEEKEKGLQRIMEHMAPGAKIEFRPEMLTRTAVWQINVYEFTGKERKAK, encoded by the coding sequence ATGAGAGAAATGAGACTGGCAAAAAGAGAGATTACAGATCCTGAAGTTTTAAAAGAGATCGTAGAAGAGTGTGACACGGTAAGACTCGGACTGACCGATGCGGAAGGGATGTTCATTGTTCCGGTGAATTATGGGTATGAGTTCACGGAAGAAAATGGAAAAGCAGAACTTCAATTATATTTTCACGGGGCAGCGGAAGGAAGAAAGGCAGATGCTTTGAAATCCCAGAGTTCTGTTGCCGTTGAAATGGATTGCAGGCACGGGATCATTACCGGAGATTATACCTGTGCTTATTCCTATTCTTACCGGAGTATCATGGGAAAAGGAACCGCTGCCTTTTTGGAAACATTTGAAGAAAAAGAGAAAGGACTTCAGCGGATCATGGAGCATATGGCTCCGGGAGCAAAGATTGAGTTCCGGCCGGAAATGCTGACGAGGACGGCTGTATGGCAGATCAATGTGTATGAATTTACCGGAAAAGAGCGAAAGGCAAAATAG